Proteins from one Rosa chinensis cultivar Old Blush chromosome 7, RchiOBHm-V2, whole genome shotgun sequence genomic window:
- the LOC112180383 gene encoding uncharacterized protein LOC112180383 isoform X6 translates to MASITVASNSIVLEVLNQHNYKEWSSRVETYLLAEDLWDVVNMKPPEREEREVEYEAWKTKNAKALHAIKISCGTQPFSFINETRTAKMAWEVLEKQFKSRDTLRLEQKEREERNRYLYTKIDDARQELTPADEEGGNQNSSNYHFDSSYEPFFDSVVNGHWDNAKECLATLLIPNVLRARNPAARGSTALHIAAREGHVHIVKELVLLMTQEDLEIRDDNGCTALHIAVQKENVDAVKEVVPLMRQQGLGIKNKNYGETALHVAAGSGNVHIAKELGELMREEDLEIGNSNNCHALHIALLKGHVHIGKELVALMRKEALEMNDGQGYTALGRAIRLCHQRGDEYSEGAVIEMIKPMVAKNQKMLGIVASPNDYIPVVEACMLLKFQVGRYLYSVTPREDLMPSKNRRQGASLFVFCLGAKEFDIPWDLLSNCPRLATVETVHGGNSPILVLSRMHSAFLSGMQLKFWQKWIYERLGERRLGPLCTFLHHRWSTIPVPPSVSVFSCKAPVVPCIGSWFTSRPVESSPVQIHSDCVLSQWEEAMVVLLSQIRSAPRVKHLWPSQARLKSSACGFGLVAVWLRERFESSWSSWERLLSIFLQSDRGDDPIIEGEQTSALGSDWLCVPAGEGGGQGRCVDATGMIFLRPRAVEQRSGSKSGTTWVLRELR, encoded by the exons ATGGCGAGCATTACAGTTGCCTCCAATTCAATTGTCTTGGAAGTTCTTAACCAACATAACTATAAAGAATGGAGTTCTCGGGTTGAAACTTACTTGTTGGCTGAAGATCTTTGGGATGTCGTCAACATGAAACCTCCTGaacgagaagagagagaagttgaATACGAGGCTTGGAAGACAAAGAATGCCAAGGCTTTACATGCAATTAAAATTTCTTGCGGGACTCAACCATTTTCTTTTATCAATGAAACCCGCACAGCCAAGATGGCCTGGGAGGTTTTGGAGAAACAGTTCAAATCACGTGACACATTACGTTTAGAACAAAAAG agagagaagagagaaacagataTCTTTATACCAAAATCGATGATGCGAGGCAGGAGTTGACACCAGCTGATGAAGAAGGAG GAAATCAGAACAGTTCCAACTATCACTTCGACTCCAGCTATGAACCTTTCTTTGATTCTGTTGTGAATGGTCACTGGGATAATGCTAAGGAGTGCCTTGCTACATTACTAATTCCTAATGTACTAAGAGCAAGAAATCCAGCGGCTAGAGGATCTACAGCTCTTCACATTGCGGCGAGGGAAGGGCATGTGCATATTGTAAAAGAGTTGGTGTTGTTGATGACTCAAGAAGATCTGGAAATAAGAGATGATAATGGTTGTACCGCTCTTCACATAGCAGTACAGAAGGAGAATGTGGACGCTGTGAAAGAGGTGGTGCCGTTGATGAGACAACAGGGCTTgggaataaaaaacaaaaattatggtGAAACTGCTCTTCATGTAGCAGCTGGGAGTGGGAATGTGCATATTGCGAAAGAGTTGGGAGAGTTGATGAGGGAAGAAGATTTGGAAATAGGAAACTCCAACAATTGCCACGCTCTTCACATAGCACTCTTGAAAGGGCATGTGCATATTGGGAAAGAGTTGGTAGCATTGATGAGAAAAGAAGCTTTGGAAATGAATGATGGACAAGGCTATACGGCTTTAGGTCGTGCCATAAGGTTATGCCACCAGCGTGGAGACGAGTACAGTGAAGGAGCTGTGATCGAAATGATTAAACCCATGGTTGCAAAGAACCAGAAAATGCTTGGCATTGTGGCTTCTCCCAATGACTACATTCCAGTTGTGGAGGCTTGCATGTTGTTAAAATTCCAAGTGGGCCGCTATCTCTATTCCGTTACTCCACGGGAAGATTTAATGCCGTCAAAGAACAGACGGCAAGGTGCTTCACTATTTGTGTTTTGTCTTGGAGCGAAGGAATTTG ATATTCCGTGGGACTTACTTTCAAATTGCCCAAGGTTGGCCACGGTTGAAACTGTACATGGAGGCAATTCTCCGATCTTGGTATTGTCTCGTATGCACTCTGCATTCTTAAGTGGAATGCAACTCAAATTTTGGCAAAAATGGATCTATGAAA ggttgggagaACGCCGCCTTGGGCCTCTCTGTACCTTTCTCCATCATCGATGGAGTACTATTCCGGTGCCACCCTCGGTGTCGGTTTTTTCGTGCAAGGCTCCCGTCGTGCCCTGTATCGGGTCGTGGTTCACATCTCGGCCTGTGGAAAGTTCTCCTGTTCAGATCCATTCTGATTGTGTTTTGAGTCAATGGGAAGAAGCCATGGTTGTGTTGCTTTCTCAGATCCGGTCTGCACCTAGAGTTAAGCATCTTTGGCCAAGTCAGGCACGACTCAAGTCATCGGCGTGTGGCTTTGGTTTGGTGGCGGTGTGGCTAAGGGAGAGGTTTGAGAGTAGTTGGAGTTCGTGGGAGCGGCTACTATCCATATTTCTTCAATCAGATCGAGGGGATGATCCGATAATAGAAGGTGAGCAAACTAGTGCTTTGGGTTCGGACTGGCTATGCGTTCCAGCTGGTGAAGGTGGCGGTCAGGGGCGTTGTGTTGATGCAACGGGGATGATCTTTCTCCGGCCAAGGGCGGTGGAGCAGAGGTCGGGGTCGAAGTCAGGGACGACATGGGTGCTTAGAGAACTTCGGTGA